In a single window of the Alosa sapidissima isolate fAloSap1 chromosome 18, fAloSap1.pri, whole genome shotgun sequence genome:
- the LOC121690466 gene encoding mucin-2-like isoform X2, producing MGLKTNRGVVLFLCLVFLYIGQTCGITLEIVQRDEMHLEKRSANIHTGTITFGTGDISLGQNLEYERRYIGRETADGGSVNIQADDPGLVGGQSGIDDYRAWHRMQPDLLCTNDLMKFSAQGPGCYSLQLDRGGKPLSLTQLPQDCGYSVTRTAVGLVFLASLDGCDIVKQGNSHLLQMLWQGNPVTLSCPVSSSDQVSPVLSTTPAPTTEAPSTAAKIPPQYQQWPYPSFGGYYPPLMPVQTPPQTTEAPPTAADLPPQNQQWPYPSFGDYYPPLMPVQTPPQTTEAPPTAANLPPQNQQWTYPSFGGYYPPLMPVQTPPQTTEAPATAAKIPPQYQQWMYPSFGDYYPPLMPVQTPPQTTEAPPTAADLPPQNQQWPYPSFGDYYPPLMPVQTPPQTTEAPPTAANLPPQNQQWTYPSFGDYYPPLMPVQTPPQTTEAPPTAANLPPQNQQWTYPSFGGYYPPLMPVQTLPQTTEAPPTAANLPPQNQQWMHPYFGGYYPPLMPVKA from the exons ATGGGGCTTAAAACAAACAGGggagttgttttatttttgtgtctCGTATTTCTTTACATTGGCCAAACATGTGGTATAACCCTTGAAATAGTGCAAAGAGATGAGATGCATCTTGAAAAAAGGTCTGCGAATATTCACACTGGGACAATTACTTTTGGCACAGGTGATATTTCACTGGGTCAAAATCTGGAATATGAGAGACGATATATTGGACGAGAAACTGCAGACGGTGGCTCTGTTAACATCCAAGCCGATGACCCAGGACTGGTGGGTGGACAAAGCGGTATTGATGACTATAGGGCCTGGCATCGTATGCAACCAGATTTATTATGTACTAATGACCTCATGAAGTTCTCGGCACAAGGCCCTGGGTGCTATTCACTCCAGTTAGACAGAG GTGGCAAGCCTCTCTCGCTAACCCAGCTACCACAAGACTGTGGCTACTCTGTGACAAGGACTGCGGTGGGCCTTGTGTTTCTCGCCTCTCTTGATGGTTGTGATATTGTAAAACAG GGCAATAGCCACTTGCTGCAGATGTTGTGGCAAGGCAATCCAGTAACCCTCTCCTGCCCTGTGTCAAGCTCAGACCAAGTCTCTCCAGTTTTATCTACTACTCCAGCTCCAACTACCGAAGCACCTTCTACAGCTGCCAAGATTCCTCCACAGTATCAACAGTGGCCGTATCCctcctttggaggctactacccccctttaatgccggtgcagactccccctcaaactacagaagcacctcccacagctgccgaccttcctccacagaatcaacagtggccgtatccctcctttggagactactacccccctttaatgccggtgcagactccccctcaaactacagaagcacctcccacagctgccaaccttcctccacagaatcaacagtggacgtatccctcctttggaggctactacccccctttaatgccggtgcagactccccctcaaactacagaagcacctgcTACAGCTGCCAAGATTCCTCCACAGTATCAACAGTGGATGTATCCCTCCTTTGGAGACTACTACCCCCCTTTAATGCCGGTGCAGACTCCCCctcaaactacagaagcacctcccacagctgccgaccttcctccacagaatcaacagtggccGTATCCCTCCTTTGGAGACTACTACCCCCCTTTAATGCCGGTGCAGACTCCCCCTCAAACCACAGAAGCACCTCCCACAGCTGCCaaccttcctccacagaatcaacagtggacgtatccctcctttggag actactacccccctttaatgccggtgcagactccccctcaaactacagaagcacctcccacagctgccaaccttcctccacagaatcaacagtggacgtatccctcctttggaggctactacccccctttaatgccggtgcagactctccctcaaactacagaagcacctcccacagctgccaaccttcctccacagaatcaacagtggatgcatcCATACTTTGGAGGCTATTACCCCCCTTTAATGCCTGTGAAGGCTTAA
- the LOC121690466 gene encoding extensin-like isoform X1, which yields MGLKTNRGVVLFLCLVFLYIGQTCGITLEIVQRDEMHLEKRSANIHTGTITFGTGDISLGQNLEYERRYIGRETADGGSVNIQADDPGLVGGQSGIDDYRAWHRMQPDLLCTNDLMKFSAQGPGCYSLQLDRGGKPLSLTQLPQDCGYSVTRTAVGLVFLASLDGCDIVKQGNSHLLQMLWQGNPVTLSCPVSSSDQVSPVLSTTPAPTTEAPSTAAKIPPQYQQWPYPSFGGYYPPLMPVQTPPQTTEAPPTAADLPPQNQQWPYPSFGDYYPPLMPVQTPPQTTEAPPTAANLPPQNQQWTYPSFGGYYPPLMPVQTPPQTTEAPATAAKIPPQYQQWMYPSFGDYYPPLMPVQTPPQTTEAPPTAADLPPQNQQWPYPSFGDYYPPLMPVQTPPQTTEAPPTAANLPPQNQQWTYPSFGGYYPPLMPVQTPPQTTEAPATAAKIPPQYQQWMYPSFGDYYPPLMPVQTLPQTTEAPPTAANLPPQNQQWTYPSFGDYYPPLMPVQTPPQTTEAPPTAANLPPQNQQWTYPSFGGYYPPLMPVQTLPQTTEAPPTAANLPPQNQQWMHPYFGGYYPPLMPVKA from the exons ATGGGGCTTAAAACAAACAGGggagttgttttatttttgtgtctCGTATTTCTTTACATTGGCCAAACATGTGGTATAACCCTTGAAATAGTGCAAAGAGATGAGATGCATCTTGAAAAAAGGTCTGCGAATATTCACACTGGGACAATTACTTTTGGCACAGGTGATATTTCACTGGGTCAAAATCTGGAATATGAGAGACGATATATTGGACGAGAAACTGCAGACGGTGGCTCTGTTAACATCCAAGCCGATGACCCAGGACTGGTGGGTGGACAAAGCGGTATTGATGACTATAGGGCCTGGCATCGTATGCAACCAGATTTATTATGTACTAATGACCTCATGAAGTTCTCGGCACAAGGCCCTGGGTGCTATTCACTCCAGTTAGACAGAG GTGGCAAGCCTCTCTCGCTAACCCAGCTACCACAAGACTGTGGCTACTCTGTGACAAGGACTGCGGTGGGCCTTGTGTTTCTCGCCTCTCTTGATGGTTGTGATATTGTAAAACAG GGCAATAGCCACTTGCTGCAGATGTTGTGGCAAGGCAATCCAGTAACCCTCTCCTGCCCTGTGTCAAGCTCAGACCAAGTCTCTCCAGTTTTATCTACTACTCCAGCTCCAACTACCGAAGCACCTTCTACAGCTGCCAAGATTCCTCCACAGTATCAACAGTGGCCGTATCCctcctttggaggctactacccccctttaatgccggtgcagactccccctcaaactacagaagcacctcccacagctgccgaccttcctccacagaatcaacagtggccgtatccctcctttggagactactacccccctttaatgccggtgcagactccccctcaaactacagaagcacctcccacagctgccaaccttcctccacagaatcaacagtggacgtatccctcctttggaggctactacccccctttaatgccggtgcagactccccctcaaactacagaagcacctgcTACAGCTGCCAAGATTCCTCCACAGTATCAACAGTGGATGTATCCCTCCTTTGGAGACTACTACCCCCCTTTAATGCCGGTGCAGACTCCCCctcaaactacagaagcacctcccacagctgccgaccttcctccacagaatcaacagtggccGTATCCCTCCTTTGGAGACTACTACCCCCCTTTAATGCCGGTGCAGACTCCCCCTCAAACCACAGAAGCACCTCCCACAGCTGCCaaccttcctccacagaatcaacagtggacgtatccctcctttggaggctactaccccccTTTAATGCCGGTGCAGACTCCCCCTCAAACTACCGAAGCACCTGCTACAGCTGCCAAGATTCCTCCACAGTATCAACAGTGGATGTATCCCTCCTTTGGAGACTACTACCCCCCTTTAATGCCGGTGCAGACTCTCCctcaaactacagaagcacctcccacagctgccaaccttcctccacagaatcaacagtggacgtatccctcctttggagactactacccccctttaatgccggtgcagactccccctcaaactacagaagcacctcccacagctgccaaccttcctccacagaatcaacagtggacgtatccctcctttggaggctactacccccctttaatgccggtgcagactctccctcaaactacagaagcacctcccacagctgccaaccttcctccacagaatcaacagtggatgcatcCATACTTTGGAGGCTATTACCCCCCTTTAATGCCTGTGAAGGCTTAA
- the LOC121690204 gene encoding leucine-rich repeat extensin-like protein 2: MGLKTNRGVVLFLCLVFLYIGQTCGITLEIVQRDEMHLEKRSANIHTGTITFGTGDISLGQNLEYERRYIGRETADGGSVNIQADDPGLVGGQSGIDDYRAWHRMQPDLLCTNDLMKFSAQGPGCYSLQLDRGGKPLSLTQLPQDCGYSVTRTAVGLVFLASLDGCDIVKQGNSHLLQMLWQGNPVTLSCPVSSSDQVSPVLSTTPAPTTEAPSTAAKIPPQYQQWPYPSFGGYYPPLMPVQTPPQNTEAPPTAANLPPQNQQWTYPSFGGYYPPLMPVQTPPQTTEAPATAAKIPPQYQQWMYPSFGDYYPPLMPVQTPPQTTEAPPTAADLPPQNQQWPYPSFGDYYPPLMPVQTPPQTTEAPPTAANLPPQNQQWTYPSFGDYYPPLMPVQTPPQTTEAPPTAANLPPQNQQWMYPSFGDYYPPLMPVQTLPQTTEAPPTARSRF; the protein is encoded by the exons ATGGGGCTTAAAACAAACAGGggagttgttttatttttgtgtctCGTATTTCTTTACATTGGCCAAACATGTGGTATAACCCTTGAAATAGTGCAAAGAGATGAGATGCATCTTGAAAAAAGGTCTGCGAATATTCACACTGGGACAATTACTTTTGGCACAGGTGATATTTCACTGGGTCAAAATCTGGAATATGAGAGACGATATATTGGACGAGAAACTGCAGACGGTGGCTCTGTTAACATCCAAGCCGATGACCCAGGACTGGTGGGTGGACAAAGCGGTATTGATGACTATAGGGCCTGGCATCGTATGCAACCAGATTTATTATGTACTAATGACCTCATGAAGTTCTCGGCACAAGGCCCTGGGTGCTATTCACTCCAGTTAGACAGAG GTGGCAAGCCTCTCTCGCTAACCCAGCTACCACAAGACTGTGGCTACTCTGTGACAAGGACTGCGGTGGGCCTTGTGTTTCTCGCCTCTCTTGATGGTTGTGATATTGTAAAACAG GGCAATAGCCACTTGCTGCAGATGTTGTGGCAAGGCAATCCAGTAACCCTCTCCTGCCCTGTGTCAAGCTCAGACCAAGTCTCTCCAGTTTTATCTACTACTCCAGCTCCAACTACCGAAGCACCTTCTACAGCTGCCAAGATTCCTCCACAGTATCAACAGTGGCCGTATCCctcctttggaggctactaccccccTTTAATGCCGGTGCAGACTCCCCCTCAAAATACAGAAGCACCTCCCACAGCTGCCaaccttcctccacagaatcaacagtggacgtatccctcctttggaggctactacccccctttaatgccggtgcagactccccctcaaactacagaagcacctgcTACAGCTGCCAAGATTCCTCCACAGTATCAACAGTGGATGTATCCCTCCTTTGGAGACTACTACCCCCCTTTAATGCCGGTGCAGACTCCCCctcaaactacagaagcacctcccacagctgccgaccttcctccacagaatcaacagtggccgtatccctcctttggagactactacccccctttaatgccggtgcagactccccctcaaactacagaagcacctcccacagctgccaaccttcctccacagaatcaacagtggac GTATCCCTCCTTTGGAGACTACTACCCCCCTTTAATGCCGGTGCAGACTCCCCctcaaactacagaagcacctcccacagctgccaaccttcctccacagaatcaacagtggatgtatccctcctttggagactactacccccctttaatgccggtgcagactctccctcaaactacagaagcacctcccacagct AGATCAAGGTTTTAA
- the LOC121690205 gene encoding mucin-2-like, translated as MGLKTNRGVVLFLCLVFLYIGQTCGITLEIVQRDEMHLEKRSANIHTGTITFGTGDISLGQNLEYERRYIGRETADGGSVNIQADDPGLVGGQSGIDDYRAWHRMQPDLLCTNDLMKFSAQGPGCYSLQLDRGGKPLSLTQLPQDCGYSVTRTAVGLVFLASLDGCDIVKQGNSHLLQMLWQGNPVTLSCPVSSSDQVSPVLSTTPAPTTEAPSTAAKIPPQYQQWPYPSFGGYYPPLMPVQTPPQNTEAPPTAANLPPQNQQWTYPSFGGYYPPLMPVQTPPQTTEAPATAAKIPPQYQQWMYPSFGDYYPPLMPVQTPPQTTEAPPTAADLPPQNQQWPYPSFGGYYPPLMPVQTPPQTTEAPATAAKIPPQYQQWMYPSFGDYYPPLMPVQTPPQTTEAPPTAANLPPQNQQWMYPSFGDYYPPLMPVQTLPQTTEAPPTARSRF; from the exons ATGGGGCTTAAAACAAACAGGggagttgttttatttttgtgtctCGTATTTCTTTACATTGGCCAAACATGTGGTATAACCCTTGAAATAGTGCAAAGAGATGAGATGCATCTTGAAAAAAGGTCTGCGAATATTCACACTGGGACAATTACTTTTGGCACAGGTGATATTTCACTGGGTCAAAATCTGGAATATGAGAGACGATATATTGGACGAGAAACTGCAGACGGTGGCTCTGTTAACATCCAAGCCGATGACCCAGGACTGGTGGGTGGACAAAGCGGTATTGATGACTATAGGGCCTGGCATCGTATGCAACCAGATTTATTATGTACTAATGACCTCATGAAGTTCTCGGCACAAGGCCCTGGGTGCTATTCACTCCAGTTAGACAGAG GTGGCAAGCCTCTCTCGCTAACCCAGCTACCACAAGACTGTGGCTACTCTGTGACAAGGACTGCGGTGGGCCTTGTGTTTCTCGCCTCTCTTGATGGTTGTGATATTGTAAAACAG GGCAATAGCCACTTGCTGCAGATGTTGTGGCAAGGCAATCCAGTAACCCTCTCCTGCCCTGTGTCAAGCTCAGACCAAGTCTCTCCAGTTTTATCTACTACTCCAGCTCCAACTACCGAAGCACCTTCTACAGCTGCCAAGATTCCTCCACAGTATCAACAGTGGCCGTATCCctcctttggaggctactaccccccTTTAATGCCGGTGCAGACTCCCCCTCAAAATACAGAAGCACCTCCCACAGCTGCCaaccttcctccacagaatcaacagtggacgtatccctcctttggaggctactacccccctttaatgccggtgcagactccccctcaaactacagaagcacctgcTACAGCTGCCAAGATTCCTCCACAGTATCAACAGTGGATGTATCCCTCCTTTGGAGACTACTACCCCCCTTTAATGCCGGTGCAGACTCCCCctcaaactacagaagcacctcccacagctgccgaccttcctccacagaatcaacagtggccgtatccctcctttggaggctactacccccctttaatgccggtgcagactccccctcaaactacagaagcacctgcTACAGCTGCCAAGATTCCTCCACAGTATCAACAGTGGATGTATCCCTCCTTTGGAGACTACTACCCCCCTTTAATGCCGGTGCAGACTCCCCctcaaactacagaagcacctcccacagctgccaaccttcctccacagaatcaacagtggatgtatccctcctttggagactactacccccctttaatgccggtgcagactctccctcaaactacagaagcacctcccacagct AGATCAAGGTTTTAA